The genome window GTCTGATATTGATGCTTGTTTGGATTTGGCAGTCAAAAAAAAGGCACTCAATGTGATTACTGTTGTGCCGGCACATCGTAATCCGTATTTTAATATGGTTCAGGACGTTGGTGATGGGAGGGCTCGGTTGGTGAATGGAGATCAACAGGAATACCTGAGGCGGCAGGATGCACCCCAAATTTTTGATATGAATGCCTCGATTTATGTTTTTGGGAGAGGTTTTTTGGAGCAGGAATTGAATCTGTTTACAGAAAAGACGTTTTGTCATGTTATGGGTGGAATATCTCGCTATGATATTGATTGTGAATTGGACTTTGAGATGGTTGAAATGATTGTGAAAAATGGATTATGGAGTTTTCAATGAGCGAAATTCTAGAAAATTTTAATTTTAAAAACAAAACGATTG of Candidatus Omnitrophota bacterium contains these proteins:
- a CDS encoding acylneuraminate cytidylyltransferase family protein; amino-acid sequence: MNILVTICARAGSKGVKNKNIRELAGKPLVAYAIEQAQEWGKAAHIVVSTDSQQISKLAQDCGAEVPFLREKQLASDESGKIAAIIDAWKRSEAHFGCSYDYVIDLDVTAPLRAMSDIDACLDLAVKKKALNVITVVPAHRNPYFNMVQDVGDGRARLVNGDQQEYLRRQDAPQIFDMNASIYVFGRGFLEQELNLFTEKTFCHVMGGISRYDIDCELDFEMVEMIVKNGLWSFQ